Within Ipomoea triloba cultivar NCNSP0323 chromosome 9, ASM357664v1, the genomic segment AGGAGTTTGGATGTCATAGAAGAAGGATATAACTCACGAGAGGTGAATTGGAAAGCCAAAAGACTCGTGAGAGGTGGATCAAAATGGCTGCGAGACATCAAATTTTCGAGAGATGCTACAGTACTATTGCTACAGTTAATTCGAGAGAtcgagagttcgagagatcGATCGAGAGGTTCGAGAGATCACAAGAGATGAAAACTCGATGCTACAGTGAAATTGCTACAGTACTCGAGAGGTGAATAGTACTATTACTACAGTGACGCGAATAGTACTATTGCTACAGTAATCACGAAAAATACTCAGATGAAATTGGTTCAATGAGTAATACTCTAGCAAGAAGACTTTTGGAAGAAGGAGTTGCGAGAGGTGAAAAGAAGTTCTTCAAGTTAGTGATGATGTCATTGATGACTCAAGATTCaaccaaggaattaattatacacTTTGGAAAACGTCACATGGGAAAAGGTAGTATGggtgacaatattttatttggaaaagttcaaataaaattcaaagtgatcaggagaaagctaaagatggagaatgggcatgaatattttattcaagaaagatgggctcaagatagtggaaagaatattaaatcaagcatgaagacaaagtttcttATCAACATGCAAGACACCATACGGGAATTATGGGAGTGGAATATTTTATGGAAAACTTCAAGTGGGATTTCAGATCAAGCTAGCACATGGGATACAAATTAAGGTGGAACTTCAACGGGTAAAGTATGGAGACTTGAACaaggaaatattttatcaactcCACTAAGCACGTGAAggagacaaaaattaatgtgggTTGTTTGGCAGATTTGGACTGCTGCCAAACGGTCAAATTAGCAACGGGAATATTTCTTCCCAAATATAAAACCCCAAGGCTTAGAAGAAAAGAATACCAAGAGTGAATACAAAGGGGATACCAAAGGGGTATACGAGACAGTGAATGCACATacagaaaagagaggaaaagcTCAGCTTCGAGACATAAAATTCCAGTGTGCATATTCTAagcttaaaagataaaagaatcactttgattcttttactagtccagcacaaacacaacaacaccaactttcgaagggaagttttgagtaggcagtgaaggataggtggacggtgcggccattcactatctcaaggattgtcaggcagtgaaggataggaagacggtgcggctatcttctatctcaaggattgtcaggcagtgaaggataggaagacggtgcggctgttttctatctcaaggattgtcaagaAGGGAAGAAGCGGGTTGCTTCTGTCCAGACTTTGTATTGGTGATAATACATAGTGGATttgctccttggagtgaaaggagaacagtggacgtaggctgcgttggccgaaccactcAAATTCCTCTCTTGCACTTTActttactgttattattattattgtgcaacTAACCCCATAACTCTTATTCACACGAGCACACAATTTACAAAACGCTACAATCATATTTTACGCAAGCTTGAGACTTCCGCTGCaaggaaatttatttccttaattcttttcagctcactttgagttagaatcgaaaatttgataaagtctattcaaccccccttctagactttatAGCTTGCTCATCCGGGACCAACAGTCTTGTCTTTTCTTTCATCCCCGTAGAAAGACATTGGACTAATTCAAAACCCTCTCGCCAGCAAAATAAGAACAGTACAACTGCTTcaaatatagtatatatgatGCATGTGAAAATTGAACTTAAAACCttttaaatgataattacaTGGGATTTTCTAATTAACTCCCATATCATTTGGGTAATTTATGAAGATAGAAATGCTGCATATactaaaatgaatgaaaattaattgaacgtagtaaaaacaatataatgtcGTTGATGGAGATCAGATTGGAGACCCTTTAAATACTCCATTCCAGATTCTATGTTTCCACAACAAGCTCGAAACAGTCAATATTTGGTGAATTTTGAGCTTTAATTTGTAGCCATGGCGAAGAAGCCAAGCATGGgcaggcaaaagatcaagatcgCCAAAATAGAGACGAAGACTCACCTACAAGTCACCTTCTCCAAGCGCCGATCTGGCCTTTTCAAGAAAGCCAGCGAGCTATGCACTCTCTGCGGCGTAGAGATCGCAATTATAGTCTTCTCGCCGGCCGGAAAACCTTTCTCCTTCGGAAACCCCAACGTGGGCCCCATTCTCGACCGTTTCCTCTCCCGGAACCCTCACACAGTCTCCGGCGCCGCCGATCTACACCGCAGCGCCGCCGTCTGCGAGATGAACCTCCAGCTCACGCAGATGCTGGCTGCGTCggagatggagaagaagagaggagAGATGCTTGGCCGGATGAGAACGGAGAGGCGGCGGAGCCGCCAGTACTGGTGGGAAGCTCCGATCTCCGAGCTTGGCTTGCCGGAGCTCCAACAGGTGATGATCGCCATGGATGAGCTCAAGAAAAGTGCACTCCAATTGATCATGGCGGAATTTGCTAAACCCTAGATTGAAAAGATTGTACTCCCATTCTGATGGTTTTATCGATTTTCTGTTCTCTTTTCTTAACTAATTAGAAGAGATAAATCGATGAATGTGTCCCAATAATTCTTCCCTCTTAGCTTAACATATCAAAAGAGATCAATAAATCATTCAATGTGTTTGGGAAGACCTGAATGGATAATAAATTGAATTGATGGGATGATGGCATGTTTAATTTGCTAGGTGTAAATTAAACAATCCATGGTCACCATCATTACCAAAATGTTGCTAATTTCTCCTCTAATCATGCTCTCTGAATTTGATTGGTACTGCTTTCATATGCATTTATCACTGATCATATatggattaatataatatatgatgaattaatgaaaaatatataaaagatttaTATATTGATGAATATTGTAAATTTGTTATAATCATATAATCACATGTTTGATTATAGGAAATATTCTGTCAATTTAAATTATATGTTAATCAAATTCTCGATCTATAATTTGTACTTCggttgaatattttaatttttatatgggTAGATTGACCcatatcaaaataatattaattatttaatatttagtagTAGTACTTTGCAAGATATTGTGGAATTAGGTAAAAATTTCCCTGTTTTAGACCCAAAAAGGCGGGGACAAACGGATTCTTTTAAGGATTTTTAGATTCCTGTAAGAATATTCTGCTTGACAGTATATAAGTAATCAAAAGAGATGAATGAAAACCTTAGGCATTACATGCATGCACCTTAAGATATTGCCATGGAACACAAGACTGGCAataagaaattttaaattacatGTTAAGAAATTTCTCTATAATTTATAccaagaatattttaatttttatcctATAGTATGATGATTAATTGAGTAACATCcatttatatctaaaaacataataagtctcgaccaaagttatatttttcatttatgttCACATTTTTAATGCTAaccattttgtacattgtgtttttagatTTGTACTATATAAATTTTTGGACAAAACTATACTTACTGTTATTACTCCTGTTATCTTTTTCATTAAATTTACCATGCGCATGCATcatccatatattttcttatattctttaatgataataatatttgtagacatcatatattagattaatataacaaatcatttttttcatttagactttaattatttttaaaatataaatattgagcaTATATTTTTGCGCATTGCGCATAGAAATGACTAGTACTAgaatatatgagtatatattgATTAGCCCATATCAAAATAatacaatagttataccatggacccagACCCACCTTGCAAGGTTGACCCGTGTCCATTTACATATTGATTGTCtacaatttgaattataaacattcagtatgtatatatactgtGAACgcaatattcaatatataaattgtgaataatcaatatgtaaattgtgtatttttgaaCGTGAGTCCTTTTTGCAAGTTGGACTCGGGTaaacagaataatttgccgaaattcatattaattatatgatatttAGTACTCCGGTACTTAATAGTAGCTACTACTTTGCAATTAACTGTAAGATATTGTGGAATTAGGTCAAAAACTTCCTTCTTTTAGACCCAAAAAAGGGGACAAACTGATTCTTTTTATAGAAATTTTAGATTGATGTAATAggattatgtatatgtatggtAGTAAAAAGGGTTGTGAAAACCCTAGGAGGCATTATATTATACTACATCTTATTACAGTACGTCGGAAACTGAGATTCTGCCATGGAAAACAACTCCGCCAAGAAGAAGCAAACTCAAGGCCGCCGGAAAATCGAGATCAAGAAGATAGACAACGTGAGCCACCGGCACGTGGCGTTCTCGAAGCGCCGCATCGGGCTGTTCAACAAGGCGAGCGAGCTCTGCATCTTGTGCGGCACGCAAGTCGTGGCCATCGTAGAATCTTACGGCGGCAAGCGCGTCTTCACCTTCGGCCACCCCAGTGCCGACGCCGTGATAGAGCGTTACCTCTCCAACGCGCCACCGCGGCCGGCGAGTGAGGACGACGCGCCGGAGGAGAACGCCGTCGCGCAGCGCTATCACCGCGCGTGGCAGGAACTCGCGGGAGAGAAGGAGAAGGCGGCGGAACGAGATGACGGCTTCGGCGGCGGCGGGGACCACTGGTGGGACCTCCCAATAGAGGACATGGGCGCAATTGAACTTGAAGAGTTTACGGCGGCGCTGGAGGAGTTGAAAAAAAAGGCTGTGTTGAGAGCTGACGAGTtagaggcggcggcggcgatcATCGCCCATAATAACTACCCTAAcaacatcaacaataacaacTTATCTTCTTCGGAGGTCCTGACGATGTTGATGAACAACAACGACGGCCATAGCTACGACACTATTGATGAGTGTTTTAATTGGTTCGCTGCTTCGTGATTACGACATTGATGATCGTCGTCCAAGCTTAAGGTAACTAATTTAATCTGGTAATTAATTTATGATTATCCGGAACATGATTGAATCTTCTTCAATCTTTCTTAGCTACATTATTAGAATCCTAGATTATTGATGTATGTTTCAACAAacattatatcatatattatactccgtatatgatTTTCTAGTAATTCTATATGATTAATCTTTTAACGAGGAATGAGTTTTGTTTATGAatgtttttcaatatatatacggagtaaatcTAGTAATTCTATGTGATTAATCTTTGATATATGATGTAGTAAATCCTACTAAACTTAGAAGTAGCGGGATCAGATAGCTTAGTGATccttcttttgtttgtttgttggtTTAAGTTAACAGGCTCGATTTTTTACAAAGTGGTAAGAGTGTTCCGAACTTATAGTAAGTATAGGTGAAAAGGCCAAAAGAAGTCTCTCCACAGAAGAGAACCACGTGTTACAAAATTCTTTGTCTCAGACCTGAAAAGGTTGGTAGACTTCTTCCTTTAATAAAACTATTAAACCTATTGAGACTGCCACTGGGCTTGGTTAATGCTTTTAGGTCGGCAAAGATTGGGAATGGTCTCTCTTGGCAACCAACATGTGTATTGAGCACTTTCACGGTAAGAGGAGGGTGATTTACTCTAGGAGTATTCCTTATATATAAGATCAAATTATAATCACAATTCATTATTCCAAGATTTTACAAGTAATATGATTGTATATATCAAAATGCAAATGtttattataacttttttttttttgtgggtagAGAAACTCGTATCCACTTGAGTTTGGGTGCGCATGAGATAAATCTTGCCTATTGATAAGTAACAAAATAAACTGGTGGCTGATGGAGCCACTCCCACCGATCGAGAATCAAACTTATAACTTTTGTGAATACAAATCTAACAATCCATTAGACCAACTTGATTGAATTCTCAATGCAATGGTATTATCAACTTCTTATAATTACAATCTATTGTTTCAAAAAACATACAAAGATTCTtcattaataaaagtaaaaccttgattagtaatatatatataaatccctCATAAAATATTTATGCTTTACATCATATAACCATTCATGCTTTACACATAATAAAGAACACTCATCATAAATTTCACATGAGAATCGCTAAGGTTgtgttcttttaattttgatattttatttctttaaatttttattttttattttttaaatgaaataaaataaatgttcaataaagatattctttatttttatttctcaaaaaaattatttaaattagtaaaGCACCCCACctaaaaatgtatttatatattcttCTATCACGATAATTCGATGAATATCAAACTTTAAATTAAATCACATTTAAAACATTGTGCAAGATTATAGTAGTTATCCATTATAATAGTCCTTCCAACAGCcctcatggaccatggtccactctTTTATATTTGCGAATTCCTAAATTCAAAGACAAAAagatttataaatattagtaatttaaaaaaacagcAATAACGGCATGGTCCCTGTGACTCTAATGCCATAGCTGTATATACTGTGCCAATTTCAAATTTGGAGATTCTTTGGGTTGTTAGTTGGTGATTATTGCCTTAACTtttgttttttctctttttatttatttatttttccatcTTATTGGCACTTTAAACTAAATGCGCGTTTGGAAGtcaagaaaatgacttatgaaaaatgtttcagaaaataatttatttttcagtgtttatttaatttgcattccaGAAAATTATCttggtgtgtttagttcattttctgACAAATGAGTAAcccaaatttttaaatattttttaagttttcaaacacaccctaacaaAATACTCCAAGTAACAACTTGACCGCGGGTCTTGCTCTTAGAATTTTCAAAGTAAAAGTAAAGTCACAACGGTTTACCTaggaaataaaaataactaatttattCGTTATAGACCTTTTGAAAAATAGCATGAgcatttattataatattttaattctatctagaaaagtagaaataaaaaaatgaatttgtagAGGCCAACAACACTATCATTGATATGGACCTGAAATCATCCAATGTATACATCCAACTCATAGTTGGCGTCCTAAGATATTTTGAACAAGACAAGCAAATAGCTGTGCTAACTACAAGACAACCAAACAAAACCTCCAAACACAAGCCACAATAATAAGGTTGGCTAGCTTGTGGGGGCCATTCAAATTGCACACCCAATTATCTCCAACTTGTTCATACCTTTCCACCATCAAAGCAATTTGCCAAACAGCTGTTCTCCGGTTGTAACCAGTGCCCCACACCTTACTCCTATCTATACTTCTAGACATGGAAAAACGTTACATCCATCTCTTCTTATAACGTATTACTCTCGTTACGTATCTAGCTTGATCTTATCCTAAAAATTCTGATAACATATTTTTGATTGAGTTTGTcacaaagattttttttttgttataatttattatttttttaaaggtttgCTCATAGCTCATCTTATAACGTATTACTCTTGTTGcctattacaaaataaaatattttattactctTCTTGGATAAATCAAGCTTTTTATATGGTTTGATATGATTTAATTAATGATAACaccaattaatttataaatagatgaaaattttgataaacCTTACCATACAAATCATTTCGTATAAGTGCATACTAGTAAATTACTCATGAgttaaagacc encodes:
- the LOC116030647 gene encoding agamous-like MADS-box protein AGL61, producing the protein MENNSAKKKQTQGRRKIEIKKIDNVSHRHVAFSKRRIGLFNKASELCILCGTQVVAIVESYGGKRVFTFGHPSADAVIERYLSNAPPRPASEDDAPEENAVAQRYHRAWQELAGEKEKAAERDDGFGGGGDHWWDLPIEDMGAIELEEFTAALEELKKKAVLRADELEAAAAIIAHNNYPNNINNNNLSSSEVLTMLMNNNDGHSYDTIDECFNWFAAS
- the LOC116030924 gene encoding agamous-like MADS-box protein AGL61, with protein sequence MAKKPSMGRQKIKIAKIETKTHLQVTFSKRRSGLFKKASELCTLCGVEIAIIVFSPAGKPFSFGNPNVGPILDRFLSRNPHTVSGAADLHRSAAVCEMNLQLTQMLAASEMEKKRGEMLGRMRTERRRSRQYWWEAPISELGLPELQQVMIAMDELKKSALQLIMAEFAKP